One Delphinus delphis chromosome 3, mDelDel1.2, whole genome shotgun sequence genomic region harbors:
- the MED7 gene encoding mediator of RNA polymerase II transcription subunit 7: protein MGEPQQVSALPPPPMQYIKEYTDENIQEGLAPKPPPPIKDSYMMFGNQFQCDDLIIRPLESQGIERLHPMQFDHKKELRKLNMSILINFLDLLDILIRSPGSIKREEKLEDLKLLFVHVHHLINEYRPHQARETLRVMMEVQKRQRLETAERFQKHLERVIEMIQNCLASLPDDLPHSEAGLRVKTEPMDADDSNNCAGQDEQQRENSGHRRDQIIEKDAALCVLIDEMNERP from the coding sequence ATGGGTGAGCCACAGCAAGTAAgcgccctcccaccccctccgATGCAGTACATCAAGGAGTATACagatgaaaatattcaggaaggCCTCGCTCCCAAGCCTCCACCTCCAATAAAGGACAGTTATATGATGTTCGGCAACCAGTTCCAGTGTGATGACCTTATCATCCGCCCTTTAGAAAGTCAGGGTATCGAACGGCTTCATCCTATGCAGTTTGATCACAAGAAAGAACTGAGAAAACTCAATATGTCTATCCTTATTAATTTCTTAGACCTCTTAGATATCTTGATAAGAAGCCCTGGGAGTATAAAACGGGAAGAGAAGCTAGAAGATCTTAAGCTGCTTTTTGTACATGTGCATCATCTCATAAATGAATACCGACCCCACCAAGCAAGAGAGACCTTGAGAGTCATGATGGAGGTACAGAAACGTCAACGCCTTGAGACAGCTGAGAGATTTCAGAAGCATCTGGAACGAGTCATTGAGATGATTCAGAATTGCTTGGCTTCTTTGCCTGATGATTTGCCCCATTCGGAAGCAGGGCTGAGAGTAAAAACTGAACCAATGGATGCTGATGATAGCAACAATTGTGCTGGACAGGAtgaacaacaaagagaaaattcagGTCATAGGAGAGATCAGATTATAGAGAAAGATGCTGCTTTGTGTGTCCTAATTGACGAAATGAATGAAAGACCGTGa